The genomic window AACAATGTTACTGTCAATTTGAATATAGAGGTCAATCCTTTCCCCTAGAATTAGTGATCAGTCCTATTTTTAAGCAACACGGACAAGGGACTACCGTTTTAGTGATGGGACATCGTTTACCCGACAATGACCTCAGTGTAATTACTAATTCTGCCTTACCGACTCATCCCGACCCCTATCAAAAACTCCTGACCAAAATTGCCAGAAAAATTAGACGAACCCTCAATTTAGAAACCATTTGGCAACAAACCGTAGACAGCTTAGGAGACGCTTTGCAAGTGAGTCGTTGCCTCATGGTTGCCATTGGACCAAATCAAGACTATTTAGAGGTTAAAGCAGAATATCGTCAACCCTGTTGTACGTCAGCATTAGGCAATCGTTTGAGTCCAGAGGGGGAACCTTGGTGGCAACAAGCTTTAAATCAACGAGAACCCGTTATTTTTGAACATTTAGTCCAAGATTCTCATCAAATCCAATCCATTTTAATTATTTCCACCTTTTATCAAAATCAACGCAATGGTTTAATCTATTTAGAACAATGCGATCGCAGTCGCTATTGGTGTCCGGCCGAAATCGAACTCATTCAAGAATTAGCCGATCAAGTGGGAACAGCGATCGCCCATGCCACCCTGTATCAAGAACTCGAACAAGCCACCCTCGCAGCAGAAGAAGCTTCCCGTCTCAAAAGTGACTTTTTAGCCAGTACCACCCACGAACTCAGAACCCCCCTTAACGGGATTATTGGCTTTCTCAAACTGATTTTAGACGGGATGGCTGATGATGCCCAAGAACAACAAGAATTTCTTGAAGAGGCACATAAATCAGCCCTACACCTCCTCAATCTTATCAATGATATTCTTGATATTGCCAAAATTGAAGCCGGCAAAATGGATCTCGAATTAGGGTCTGTCGAACTCGCCGAATTATTTCAAGCCGTCGATAACTTTACCTTACCCCAAGCCCAACGCAAACATCTAGCGTTTCGCAGTAAACTACCCAGTACCTTAACCCCCATTGTGGTTTACGGTAATTATCAGCGACTACTACAAGTGATGCTCAATTTAGTCAGTAACGCCATTAAATTCACCCATGAAGGTAGTATTGTCGTAAATGCAGAGATCGTCAAAAAGAAAATAGACCACCAACACCAAGAATTCCCTGGTCTAGTTAAAGTCAGTGTTACCGACACTGGTATCGGGGTTTCCCTTGATAAACAAGCCAAACTCTTTGAAAAATTTGTACAGGTAGATGGGTCCCATACCAAAGCCTATGGAGGCACAGGACTGGGTTTAGCCATTTCACAAAAGTTAATACAAGCAATGGGGGGACAAGTGGAATTTTATAGCATGGGAGAAGGACTGGGTTCAACGGTTACCTTTACGGTTCCCCTCGGACAAATGCCCGTCATTAAAACCGTAAAATCCCCTTAATACTCAGTTAACCTTAAAAAACGCTTACAAAATCTGATGTTAGAATTAAACTATTATTCAGTGTGAACAATAAGGTGATTCGTGACTACATCATTACCAGATTTGCCAGTAGAAGAACTTGAAGAAGGAGGTTCCTCTGAGGGGAAAGGATTAAATTTTCGTCCTTATTTACGAACCTTTATCAGAAAAGCCTGGTTAATTGGTGGATTAACCTGTTTGACAACTTTAGGGGCTTGGATCTGGAGTAGCCAAGATGCCTATACTTACACGGGAAACTTCTTCTTATTGGTTGAACCCATCACCGCCAGTGGTAAACTAACGAACCCCACCACCCTTACTCGTACCGAAGGGGTTCCTCGTGATGATTTATTCGCCTTAGATTATCCTACGAATCTTGTCTTCCTCACCAGTCCAGGAATGACCTTTAAAATTGCCCAGAAAGTACAAGAAAAAGAACGCATTCGCAAAGTACCAGCCATTTGGAAAGATTTACGAGACAATTTAAAAGTTGATCGCGCTCAAGTTGGACAAGGAAGAGGTTCAGAAACAAAAATCTTTCAAGTCTCCTATACCGGAGAAGATCCCCAAGAAGTGCAAACCATTCTACAAACAGCAGCCGATACTTTCCTAGAATATAGTTCTGAAGATCGAGAAACTAATATCAAAGCAGGGGTTAAGTTTATTGATGAACAACTGCCAAACTTACAACAGAGATTAGAAAAACTTAAAGCGAGACAAAAACAACTCAGACAAAACTACGAATTAATTGATCCATTACCGAAAAACCAAGAAGTTCTTACCCAAATTAGTACCTTAGAACAACAAAAATTAACCCTCAATACTCAACTTCAAGCTCAAAAAAAACTCGCCAATTCTCTACAACAACAACTAAAATTGTCTCCTGATGAAGCCTTTGCTGCTGCTATCCTCAGTCAAGATCCCACCAGGGTTGCACTTCTATCGCAATTACAGCAAATAGACAGTCAAATTGCCGTTGCTTCAGCGACCTTTACCGAAAATAGTCCCCAAGTTCAGGACTTACGAGAGCAACGACAAAATGTGGACACGTTACTGAATCAAACCACTCAAGAAATTATTACCAAAAACGAGTTATCTGTTTCCTCTAATTCAAATGCCTTTGAGTTTCAAGATCCCACTCGTCTCGGACTCATTCAACAGTTATTAGAAACCACTAATCAAATTAAAACTTTACAAGCTCAATTAGATACCATTGAACCCACCAAGCAACAACTCGAACAACAGGTTAAACGCTATCCTAATCTGATCAATGAGTATAGCGATCTCGAACGTCAAATTCAACTGACCGAAGAAATCCTTAATAAACTCCTATTACAACGAGAAACCCTCAAAGTTGAAGCTGCTCAAGAACTGCCTTGGCAATTAATCTCTGAACCCCAAATTCCTTTGGATGCAGATGGAAGTCCCATCGGCGCTCCCCCCAGTCGCAAAAAGAAACTCTTAGCAGGGGCAATGGCAGGTATTTTATTAGGGGCTGCTATGGCATTTCTCTGGGAAAAACGTCAAAATTTTTTCTACACTGCAGAGGATATCTCCCAACTGTTAGGCATCCCCTTATTAGGGGAAATTCCCAAAGATGATCGTGCTATTCTATCCGAGGGGGTTCCTCTAAACCATTTATCCCAGACAAAACCAGACATTGTTGAACCTGTTTTAGAAGATAATCATCACGGGACCATAGAAGAAGAGGCTTTATTTTTACCAAGCCAAGAATCGAGTTTTCTTGAAGCATTCGACGATCTTTATCTACAATTGTACTTACAAGAACAGGGATCAAACCTTCGTTCTGTGATGATATCTTCTGCTGAATCAGAAGATGGTTGTTCTACTATAGCCGTTAATTTAGCCACTAACGCAGCGCAAAAAGGTCAACAAGTCCTATTAGTGGATACCAATTTTTCTAACCCTCAACTCCACAATTTATTAAATGTTTCTAATCACAAAGGTCTTATTGATGTTCTTGGTGGCCAAGTCTCACCCCAAGCCATTATTGAATCGGTTCGAGATATAGAAAATTTATTTGTGTTACCAATGGGAGAACACCTTCAACCTTCTCTTAAACATCTTTGGTCCCCTAAGTTTAATAGCCTCATGGAAGAATTAGGAAAAACCTATGATTTAGTGATTTATGATACGCCTCCTTTTTTCCTTAGTTCAGATATTAAATTTATGGCTAAACAAACCGATGGCATTATTTTAGTGGCTACCATCCAGAAAACATCCCAATCTCTCTTAAAAAGAGCAGTTAAAGAAATTAGAGCATTAAATTTGCCTTTGTTGGGTGCTGTTGCTAATCATCGAGTTTAAACTCATATCTTGCACCTTCCATAAAATCAGCTAGGTTGTAAGCGTTCAGCCATCAGCCATCAGCTATATTTCTATAATACTAAACGCTGAATACTGTTTGCGCTTAGCCAGAACTTCGTTAAAGGAACTGCTGAATGCTGAATGCTTTTCTGAACAGGCAATAGGGTTCATTTTGATGGTAACTGCTTAAGAATTTATACCAATTCTCAAAAGTTATATTAGAAAAAAAGGGCAGAGAAAAGAGTGGATAACTCTTCCCCCTGACCCTATACTACTTATTGTTGGAAATAGAGATAATTATTTATTGTTGTCTGTTTATTGACAACTTTTCTAACTGCTAACGTTTTCTAATCCTAAATCATAGGTAACTTCATGAACGCCAGGAATTTTTTTAATTTTACTAATCAAATTTTGAGCGTCTTCTTTATTATCAATTCTGCCTGAGAGTCTGACAGAACCATTGGAAACAGCAAAGACAATTCTATTATCTGTTTCTGAGTCGATGGTTTGTTTGATTACATCATCACTGACAGGATTTTCAGCATCATCTGTCCGTTTTGCGTATTCTAAACCGCTATAGTGTTTCCCACCAGGATTTAAGTTAAGATCGGTTTCATCGGCAGATACAGTCTCATCCCTCGCTCCTAATGCAGCGATTTGAGTATCGGCTAAGGCAGGCGTAATGGTTGTTAACAACAAAATAGTCACAGCTAGTGACACTGAGGCTAAACGTAACCCATCAAAACGCTTTAACAATAAGAATCCACTAATCCCTAAAATAACTAATAGTGATGTTCCTAATAGAATCATAATATTATCTCCTAGATAAACTACTTTAGTTCTCTATTTGTAGCTTATCTAAATCTATCTCCTGTTTTAATCTCCTTAAAGATAGATTCTGACTAGACTATGCAATCTTTTGATTCTCTAAAAATATCTATCAAATGAAAGAAGACAAAACAAACAAACTATACTGTAATCTTTCTTGAGGTGCTTATACTAATTCTCTTTATTAGCAATTGAGATTAAGGGATTTTAGATGAGTCTACTCGGCCAATGATTTTTAATCTTTGTTTAAGGTCACAAGAAAACGTTAAACTAACAAAGTACATAAAATAGTAAAAGACTATTGTAAAAAATCAAAATCATATCAAGCATCATCCGAAATAAGACGAATTTATGAATCATCCTATTGTTGTCATTGACTCCCTAAAAAAAAATTATGGTGCAGTAGAAGCCCTGAAAAACATTACTTTCACCATTGAAACCGGGGAAATCTTCGGGCTTTTAGGTCCCAATGGGTCAGGAAAAACCACCACCATTCGCTGTTTATGTACCCTGGCTAAGCCCGATGGGGGCAAAATTGAAGTGAAAGGGGTTTCAGCCCTAGATAACCCTAAAATGGTCAGAAATCGCTTAGGCTATGTCGCCCAAGAAGTCGCCCTGGATAAGATGTTGACCGGGCGAGAATTACTAGCATTACAAGCCGACTTATATCATTTGCCCAAAAAAGCAGCAAAAGCCAGAATTGAGCAATTATTGAGCTTATTAGACTTAGAGGAATATAGCGATCGCAAAACAGGAACCTATTCCGGTGGTATTCGCAAACGTCTCGATTTAGCGGCCGGACTCCTCCATCAACCAGATGTGTTAGTGTTAGATGAGCCAACTGTGGGCTTAGACATTGAAAGTCGTTTTATCGTTTGGGACTTCCTTAAACAACTCAAAGCAGCCGGAACAACGGTACTCATTACCAGTCACTACCTAGAAGAAATCGACGCTTTAGCCGATCGTGTGGCCATTATCGATCAAGGGGAAGTCATCGCCCAAGGAACCCCATCCCAACTGAAAGATCGCTTAGGAGGCGATCGCGTGACCCTGAGAATAGAGGAATTTTCGCCCATAGCCCAGGCTGAAAAAGCCAAAACTGTCCTAGAAACCTTACCCTTTGTCGAAGAAATTATTATTAACCCCTCTCAAGGAAACTCTCTTAATTTAATTGTTTCAACGGGGAGCAATTCTCTGAGTAAAATTGAGCAAACCTTAGAACAAGCTAACTTACCCATCTTCAGTTTAGCCCAATCTCGTCCTAGTCTTGATGATGTTTATTTAGCAGCAACGGGACAAACTTTAATGGATGCAGAATTAGCCGCCGCCGGGAGTCGGGATCTTAAAAAAGAGAAAAAACAACAAATGAGTTAGAACAGTGATCAGTTTTCTGTCTCTTGAGAAAAACTATATGATCAAAATAACCTCGAAGAACAATTGATAAATAATATGAGTCAAACGATTACACCATCTCAAAATAAAAACAGTTTAGCCCCTAGTGTCATTAGCGATATTCAGCCAGAGGGAAACTGGTTATCCGAATTTTCCCAAGAAACTTTGGCTATGACGAAGCGTCTGTTTATTCAACTGCAACGCCGTCCTTCAACTTTGATTGCAGGGATTATTCAGCCGTTTATGTGGTTAATTTTGTTTGGTGCTTTGTTTTATAATGCACCTCAAGGATTATTTGGCGAGGATCTTAACTATGCTAAGTTTCTCTCCCCCGGCATCATCGTTTTTACGGCTTTTTCTGGGGCGTTAAATGCCGGACTACCTGTAATGTTTGACCGAGAGTTTGGTTTTCTCAACCGTTTACTGGTTGCCCCCTTAGCTTCTCGGTATTCCATTGTAGCTGCTTCGACTCTTTATATTATTACCCTGAGTATCATCCAAACGGCGGTTATTGTGGGTGCTAGTGCCATGTTAGGGGCAGGTTTACCGAATTTAGCTGGTTTAGGTGCGATCGCTCTCATTGTCTTTTTGATCGTTGCTGGTGTGACAGGATTAAGTTTAGGGTTAGCTTTTGCTTTACCGGGTCATATCGAACTCATTGCTGTCATTTTTGTGACTAATTTACCGTTACTCTTTGCCAGTACCGCCCTTGCGCCTTTATCCTTTATGGCAGGATGGTTACAGGTTGTCGCTAGTTTAAACCCCTTAACCTATGCTATTGAACCCATTCGTTATATCTATCTCAATGGAGAATGGTCTTTAGGTAGTGTTGTCATACAAACCCCTTGGCTTGATATTAATTTTCTTGGGGTTCTCTTATTATTAGTAGGCTTTGATGCCTTAATTTTGTTAACCATTCAACCTTTATTACGTCGTCGTTTTGCTTAATATTAAAAGCACGAAAAAATTTATCAAATTAGCCCGTCCGTTCTTAACGGCGGGCTTGAATTATATGTAGTATGATTAAATCATAGAACATGATTTAAGTTATAAAGATGCTTTTAACGATTAACAATTAATTCTACATTTCGATGCACTTCGTGTAATAATCGATGGGAAATTCTAAATAATTCTTGACCTGTGTGTAAATGAGAATCATCATAATTACAAGAAAACCATTCTAACTCTTCAATGCCATCCCCCACATGATTCAAACAATAGTAAACGCTCGCTGCTATTTTAGCTAATTTGGGGGGGTTCGGTTGAGAGGAAAATATCTGTTTAGCTTGTTGTAAATCATAGCGAGAACAACGAACATAATCTTGAAAATCCCCCATTAATTCGTCATCAAACGGGTCAGCAGCTAAGGCATCAATTTGATCATTTAAACGGTTTAAAATACGAGAAATTAAGCTCTCAATGGGACAATAAACCGTTTTTAACCATCTATCAATTAACCCCACTGATGCTTCTTCGGCAGCCCGACGACTATAGTAATAAGAATGGGCTTGGGCTGTCCTCTGTTGTCGTCTGGCCGAAGGATAATTAGGAATCAACTGCTGATCATAGCTTTGTCGTCGTTGCGGATCGCCTAATATCTCGTAGGCTGCATTAATACGGATAATTTGTTCATGATTAGCGGTTTCCTGGCGACTGTCTGGGTGAAACCGTTTAACCAAACGGCGATATGCCTGTTTAATTTCCGTTTGACTTGCATTGTGACTCACTTCGAGGATGTGATAATGATTCGTAGATGTCATGACAGTCTGGGAGATGAGAGGACAGCAACCAACCCTTTGCTTAATTCATCATGGCCAGTTGAGGGGGTTCGACATTTTGGAAAAGGGGGGTACTTAGGTAACGTTCTCCAAAACTGGGTTGAACCATTACGATTAGTTTACCGATATTTTCGGGCCGTTGCCCAACTTTAATAGCAGCACATAAAGCCGCCCCTGTAGAAATACCGGACAGTAGTCCTTCTTCTTTGGCCAAGCGTCGTCCGTAAGTCATGGCCTCTTCATCGGTTACTGTTACCACCTCGTCGATTAATTCGACTTTTAACACTTCGGGAATAAAACCCGCCCCAATGCCTTGAATTTTGTGTCCTCCGGGCTTTCCTCCCGATAAAACAGGGCTGCTAGTGGGTTCAACGGCGATCGCCTGAAAACTCGCTTTTCGTTGTTTAAGCACTTCTGCGACACCGGTAATGGTTCCCCCGGTTCCCACACCGGCGATTAAAATATCTACCTGTCCATCCGTATCTTCCCAAATTTCTTCAGCAGTGGTTAAACGGTGAATTTCGGGGTTAGCCGGGTTATTGAATTGTTGCAACATATAAGCATTGGGCAAGGTTTCCACTAATTCCTGGGCCCGACGAATACAACCACTCATCCCCTCGCTACCAGGGGTTAATTCTAATTGCGCCCCATAGGCTTTTAACATGGCCCGACGTTCTTGGCTCATGGTTTCGGGCATAGTTAAGATTAACTTATATCCCTTGGCCGCTGCTACCATAGCTAGAGCAATACCGGTGTTGCCGGAGGTAGGTTCAACTAGGAGGGTTTTCCCTGGAATAATTAACCCTTCTCGTTCGGCAGAATTAATCATATTGACCCCAATACGGTCTTTTACCGATGCTGCGGGGTTCATCCCTTCCAATTTAACGACAATTTGCGCCTTACAACCTTCTGCTTGAGGAATACGATTCAATTGGACTAGAGGAGTACGACCAATTAACTCTGATACGTTGTGAGCAATTTTCATAAGTTTTGTCTTGGTATACTTAATGACTTGTTCTTTGGTTGTAGTCTCTCATCTAGGAGTTGTCAGTATTTTTTATGGTTTCTTTATTTCTTTTTCTCAGATCAAAAATAATCAGGTTAGTTTATTTCTATGTTTAGAAAATGGCTCTTTGCAGTTGGCTGTTGAGACTGGGGGGAAAATCCCCCCTTTTTTCTGTTAGACTATTCTGCCATACAATTCAGTCACATAGCGTAAATATTCCGTTAATTCAGGGGTTAACATTTCGGGACGATACCGCCATGTCCAGTTACCATCGGCTAACCCTGGAGTATTCATACGGCAGTGACTTTCTAAGCCTAAAATATCTTGCAGGGGAAACACTGCTTGATTGGCCACTGAACCCATAGCTAAGCTAATCAAGGTCCAATGGATACCTTTAGGAGAAATACCCGATAAATAATCCGTAACTCTGGCTTGTTCTTCAAAATTTCGTTCTGCAAACCAGCCGATGGTTGTGTTGTTGTCATGGGTTCCGGTGTAAACGACACAATTCGGATTGGTATAGTTATAAGGTAAGAAAGGATTAGCTCGATCTGAGTCAAAGGCGAAGTGTAGTAACTTCATCCCAGGAAACTCATACTTATCCCGTAAAGCTTCGACTTCGGGGGTAATTACCCCTAAATCCTCAGCAACAATGGGTAAAGTTCCTAATACTTCTTTAAGACGGGCAAAAAAGGCATCACCTGGGGCTTTTAACCATTGCCCATTCATAGCCGTTGTTTCTCCTTTAGGAACCGCCCAGTAAGCTTCAAACCCTCGGAAATGGTCAATTCTTACCACATCATAATATTCTAAGGTGCTTTTAAACCGTTCGATCCACCAACTAAAGTCATGTTCTTGGACTTTTTGCCAGTTATAAACGGGATTCCCCCATAATTGACCAGTAGCACTAAAATAATCTGGGGGAACACCGGCCATGACATTCACGGCTAGGGTTTCTGGGTCAACACAGAAAATATCAGAATGGGACCAAACATCAGCCCCATCATAGGCTACATAGATAGGAATATCGCCAAAAATTTTCACATTGCGATCATTGGCGTATTTTTTGACTCGTTTCCACTGACGGACAAACTCAAATTGAACAAACTTATGATAGAAAATTGCCTCTGCATACTTAGCCCGATAAGCTTCTAAAGCTTGGGGTTCACGCTTAGCAATATCACGATCCCATTGATGCCATCCTTTTTTGGGATTATCGTCATGGATAGCCATGAATAAAGCATAATCTTCTAACCAATAGCTATGACGGGCGCAAAATTGGTCAAATTCTCCTCTTAGTTCTGGAGAACCTCCATTTTTAAACGTATCACTTGCTTTTTTCAGAAGGGGGACTTTATATTTGACAACTAAATCGTAATCAACCCGGTCATCAGGAAGATCAGGATAAGTATCTAAGTCTGCTTGGGTAACTAAACCATCTCCGTAGAGAATATCAGGACTAATTAATAAAGGGTTCCCTGCAAATGCAGAGTAAGAAAGATAAGGAGAATTGCCATATCCTGTTGGACCCAGGGGTAAAACTTGCCAGAGGGTTTGTCCACTAGCGACTAAAAAGTCAATGAAGCGATAGGGTCCTTCTCCCAAGTCACCAATACCAAAACGACTGGGTAAAGAGGTTGGGTGCAATAAAATCCCACTAGCTCTCTGATAAAATGTCATGGATATCTATGCCTTATCTGCGGTGCAATAATACTAATGCCAAGAGTATTATAAGCCAATAAGGTCGTTAATAACTGTTTCAATAATATAAAACCTGGGGTAAACCCCTCCTCCCCCAATACGACTCAGTTAAGCGCAAAACCTTAGTTGAGACTGCTTCCAATGGCGAGGGAACCTGCCCTTGGATCGCACCTCCCCCTGCCTCCTCTGCGCCTCCTGCTTACCCTACTCTAAAGTATCGTATTCAAAGAGATTTCATATAGGGTTGTAGTTGCCAAACTTTCACTATTTTATCTTCTGCCCCACTATAAAGAAACTGACCATCAGGACTAAAAGCAAGGGATAACACCCATCCCCGATGACCCTGTAAGGTAGTTATTTTGCGTCCTGTGGCTAGATCAAATAACATAACGGTTCCCTCCTTATTGGCCGTGGCAACGGTACGATTATCGGGGGAAACGGCAATAGTGTTGATCTCTAATTTGGGTCCTTTCATGGATCTAGTTTGTTTAAGAGTCGTTAAATCCCAACTTTTCACAAAATTGCGCACTGCGGCCACTAATTGAGTTCCATCGCTGCTGATTTTCAAATCATTAATAAATCCGGGTTGTTGCGAAGAAGTATTTAATAATTCAAAGGTGGTTGCATCCCAAAACTTAAATGTGCGATCATCCCCGATCGCCCCTGTAATAAACAGGGTACCGTCAGGGGTATATTGTACGCTAGTGGTCGGTCCAATATTGGCCCCAATGGTTTTGATCAGTTC from Crocosphaera subtropica ATCC 51142 includes these protein-coding regions:
- a CDS encoding ATP-binding protein → MNSLIKRHNPETQSNEMSFNPMTNPTLWQALEAELVYIQDRSGKYLSFYGNIGNELTIEPEDIIGFFPEQTLKPVSPEAYYERIRRVLERRIPEQCYCQFEYRGQSFPLELVISPIFKQHGQGTTVLVMGHRLPDNDLSVITNSALPTHPDPYQKLLTKIARKIRRTLNLETIWQQTVDSLGDALQVSRCLMVAIGPNQDYLEVKAEYRQPCCTSALGNRLSPEGEPWWQQALNQREPVIFEHLVQDSHQIQSILIISTFYQNQRNGLIYLEQCDRSRYWCPAEIELIQELADQVGTAIAHATLYQELEQATLAAEEASRLKSDFLASTTHELRTPLNGIIGFLKLILDGMADDAQEQQEFLEEAHKSALHLLNLINDILDIAKIEAGKMDLELGSVELAELFQAVDNFTLPQAQRKHLAFRSKLPSTLTPIVVYGNYQRLLQVMLNLVSNAIKFTHEGSIVVNAEIVKKKIDHQHQEFPGLVKVSVTDTGIGVSLDKQAKLFEKFVQVDGSHTKAYGGTGLGLAISQKLIQAMGGQVEFYSMGEGLGSTVTFTVPLGQMPVIKTVKSP
- a CDS encoding GumC family protein, which encodes MTTSLPDLPVEELEEGGSSEGKGLNFRPYLRTFIRKAWLIGGLTCLTTLGAWIWSSQDAYTYTGNFFLLVEPITASGKLTNPTTLTRTEGVPRDDLFALDYPTNLVFLTSPGMTFKIAQKVQEKERIRKVPAIWKDLRDNLKVDRAQVGQGRGSETKIFQVSYTGEDPQEVQTILQTAADTFLEYSSEDRETNIKAGVKFIDEQLPNLQQRLEKLKARQKQLRQNYELIDPLPKNQEVLTQISTLEQQKLTLNTQLQAQKKLANSLQQQLKLSPDEAFAAAILSQDPTRVALLSQLQQIDSQIAVASATFTENSPQVQDLREQRQNVDTLLNQTTQEIITKNELSVSSNSNAFEFQDPTRLGLIQQLLETTNQIKTLQAQLDTIEPTKQQLEQQVKRYPNLINEYSDLERQIQLTEEILNKLLLQRETLKVEAAQELPWQLISEPQIPLDADGSPIGAPPSRKKKLLAGAMAGILLGAAMAFLWEKRQNFFYTAEDISQLLGIPLLGEIPKDDRAILSEGVPLNHLSQTKPDIVEPVLEDNHHGTIEEEALFLPSQESSFLEAFDDLYLQLYLQEQGSNLRSVMISSAESEDGCSTIAVNLATNAAQKGQQVLLVDTNFSNPQLHNLLNVSNHKGLIDVLGGQVSPQAIIESVRDIENLFVLPMGEHLQPSLKHLWSPKFNSLMEELGKTYDLVIYDTPPFFLSSDIKFMAKQTDGIILVATIQKTSQSLLKRAVKEIRALNLPLLGAVANHRV
- a CDS encoding BON domain-containing protein, with product MILLGTSLLVILGISGFLLLKRFDGLRLASVSLAVTILLLTTITPALADTQIAALGARDETVSADETDLNLNPGGKHYSGLEYAKRTDDAENPVSDDVIKQTIDSETDNRIVFAVSNGSVRLSGRIDNKEDAQNLISKIKKIPGVHEVTYDLGLENVSS
- a CDS encoding daunorubicin resistance protein DrrA family ABC transporter ATP-binding protein, producing MNHPIVVIDSLKKNYGAVEALKNITFTIETGEIFGLLGPNGSGKTTTIRCLCTLAKPDGGKIEVKGVSALDNPKMVRNRLGYVAQEVALDKMLTGRELLALQADLYHLPKKAAKARIEQLLSLLDLEEYSDRKTGTYSGGIRKRLDLAAGLLHQPDVLVLDEPTVGLDIESRFIVWDFLKQLKAAGTTVLITSHYLEEIDALADRVAIIDQGEVIAQGTPSQLKDRLGGDRVTLRIEEFSPIAQAEKAKTVLETLPFVEEIIINPSQGNSLNLIVSTGSNSLSKIEQTLEQANLPIFSLAQSRPSLDDVYLAATGQTLMDAELAAAGSRDLKKEKKQQMS
- a CDS encoding ABC transporter permease, translating into MSQTITPSQNKNSLAPSVISDIQPEGNWLSEFSQETLAMTKRLFIQLQRRPSTLIAGIIQPFMWLILFGALFYNAPQGLFGEDLNYAKFLSPGIIVFTAFSGALNAGLPVMFDREFGFLNRLLVAPLASRYSIVAASTLYIITLSIIQTAVIVGASAMLGAGLPNLAGLGAIALIVFLIVAGVTGLSLGLAFALPGHIELIAVIFVTNLPLLFASTALAPLSFMAGWLQVVASLNPLTYAIEPIRYIYLNGEWSLGSVVIQTPWLDINFLGVLLLLVGFDALILLTIQPLLRRRFA
- a CDS encoding J domain-containing protein; the encoded protein is MTSTNHYHILEVSHNASQTEIKQAYRRLVKRFHPDSRQETANHEQIIRINAAYEILGDPQRRQSYDQQLIPNYPSARRQQRTAQAHSYYYSRRAAEEASVGLIDRWLKTVYCPIESLISRILNRLNDQIDALAADPFDDELMGDFQDYVRCSRYDLQQAKQIFSSQPNPPKLAKIAASVYYCLNHVGDGIEELEWFSCNYDDSHLHTGQELFRISHRLLHEVHRNVELIVNR
- the cysK gene encoding cysteine synthase A, which translates into the protein MKIAHNVSELIGRTPLVQLNRIPQAEGCKAQIVVKLEGMNPAASVKDRIGVNMINSAEREGLIIPGKTLLVEPTSGNTGIALAMVAAAKGYKLILTMPETMSQERRAMLKAYGAQLELTPGSEGMSGCIRRAQELVETLPNAYMLQQFNNPANPEIHRLTTAEEIWEDTDGQVDILIAGVGTGGTITGVAEVLKQRKASFQAIAVEPTSSPVLSGGKPGGHKIQGIGAGFIPEVLKVELIDEVVTVTDEEAMTYGRRLAKEEGLLSGISTGAALCAAIKVGQRPENIGKLIVMVQPSFGERYLSTPLFQNVEPPQLAMMN
- the malQ gene encoding 4-alpha-glucanotransferase — translated: MTFYQRASGILLHPTSLPSRFGIGDLGEGPYRFIDFLVASGQTLWQVLPLGPTGYGNSPYLSYSAFAGNPLLISPDILYGDGLVTQADLDTYPDLPDDRVDYDLVVKYKVPLLKKASDTFKNGGSPELRGEFDQFCARHSYWLEDYALFMAIHDDNPKKGWHQWDRDIAKREPQALEAYRAKYAEAIFYHKFVQFEFVRQWKRVKKYANDRNVKIFGDIPIYVAYDGADVWSHSDIFCVDPETLAVNVMAGVPPDYFSATGQLWGNPVYNWQKVQEHDFSWWIERFKSTLEYYDVVRIDHFRGFEAYWAVPKGETTAMNGQWLKAPGDAFFARLKEVLGTLPIVAEDLGVITPEVEALRDKYEFPGMKLLHFAFDSDRANPFLPYNYTNPNCVVYTGTHDNNTTIGWFAERNFEEQARVTDYLSGISPKGIHWTLISLAMGSVANQAVFPLQDILGLESHCRMNTPGLADGNWTWRYRPEMLTPELTEYLRYVTELYGRIV